From one Pseudobdellovibrionaceae bacterium genomic stretch:
- a CDS encoding AI-2E family transporter encodes MTQSRLENRVSQYCLLFLTAVALTMSLIYTRPVLLPFVFSIFFFAVASPAVHWLQRQARFPRWLAVATMFMAVAFVCTMLTAMILFSLEDFVRGADVYKVRIVEMSRSLLERAAGLGYELDQSTLLDKVRSLPVFSFARQVTGGLTTLFGNVFLVLIFVLFLLAGEQADKNSHPVLEEVLKKISGYLLVKFLLSAATGFGVALILLTFDIELAVLIGLLTFLLNFIPNVGSLIATLLPIPLILLEYGVGGRLFGVVILCMALQVLIGNVLEPRLMGESMDLHPVTILVFLMFWGLVWGIAGMFLAVPITAVIKIVLSRFKPTRPVAELMAGRF; translated from the coding sequence ATGACTCAATCAAGATTAGAAAACCGAGTGAGCCAGTACTGTCTTTTGTTTCTGACAGCGGTGGCTTTGACCATGTCCCTCATTTACACGCGCCCGGTATTACTGCCCTTTGTGTTCAGCATTTTCTTTTTCGCCGTTGCATCTCCAGCCGTTCATTGGCTTCAGCGGCAGGCCCGCTTCCCCCGCTGGCTGGCAGTGGCGACCATGTTTATGGCAGTGGCCTTCGTGTGCACCATGTTGACGGCGATGATTTTATTTTCCCTTGAGGATTTTGTTCGCGGAGCTGACGTCTACAAAGTGCGCATCGTGGAAATGTCGCGTTCACTTCTCGAGCGGGCAGCAGGTTTAGGCTATGAGTTGGATCAGTCCACTCTCCTCGATAAGGTGAGAAGCCTTCCGGTGTTTTCATTTGCCCGCCAGGTTACAGGTGGTCTCACGACTTTGTTCGGTAACGTATTTTTGGTTCTGATCTTTGTGCTATTTTTGTTGGCTGGAGAACAGGCAGATAAAAATTCCCATCCTGTACTTGAGGAAGTTCTAAAGAAAATTTCCGGCTATTTGTTAGTGAAGTTTCTGCTTTCGGCAGCGACCGGCTTTGGCGTGGCTCTCATTCTCTTAACCTTCGATATTGAGCTAGCGGTTCTCATAGGTCTGCTGACATTTCTGTTAAATTTCATTCCCAACGTGGGCTCCCTGATTGCCACCTTGCTACCCATCCCCTTGATTCTTTTGGAATATGGTGTTGGTGGTCGCTTGTTTGGCGTGGTGATTTTATGTATGGCCCTCCAGGTTTTGATTGGCAATGTTCTTGAGCCTCGGCTGATGGGTGAGAGTATGGATCTCCACCCAGTCACAATCCTGGTCTTTCTAATGTTTTGGGGCCTGGTGTGGGGGATTGCTGGAATGTTTTTGGCTGTACCCATCACAGCAGTGATTAAGATTGTCTTGTCCCGCTTTAAACCCACCCGACCAGTGGCAGAACTCATGGCCGGGCGGTTTTAG